The genomic stretch AGTCAGAAAGACACACTCTTGATATATAATCACAAGACATTTTTGGGTGAGAAGAGCAATTCTTTTCATAAATAATAAGGTTCAGAAACGGTTGTTTACAAATTGTGTAGCTAACAAGCTCCAAGCACGGTTTAAAACAAGACTATGAGGTATTCATGTTTTTACCCAATACATAAAAAAGTAACAAAATGTTTTATACAGACAATAGGTAAAATCAAACTACTGAGTAGTAGTAGCAGTAGTATGAACAGCAGCCACAGTAGAAACCATGGAGTCCACTCCACAAATATTTTTTCCCTGGCAAATCTTGTAGTATCCATTTTCTCCCCAATTCTCTCCCCATGAGTTTTTAATGATCCAATATGGCTTCTCTTTCATCCTAATCGGCGCATACGCTCCAGAACCATATCCAACCAGTAACACTCCATGATCAAGCCTCCTTGAACATACATATGGACATGATACTCCTCCAATATATGTCTGCATAAATACCGCATTTATAGCAACTGCAAGAGGGCCATTTTTCACAAGATTGGCAGCAATCTGGTCTTCATTAAGCGAAACAACACTGAAATTCGCCACTGATGCAGCAATCTTCGTCTTGTCGAATTTGCAGACACCTTTATCAGTTCCAGAATATGGATAGTCTTTCTCTCGCATGACTCCACCAGATTTTAGAATGTACTCAAAAGCACTATTCATCAATCCACCATTGCAACCGGAGTCGCAAGAACCCGCCTCCTCAGGATCACACTGCACATGAGAGTGAATCCAAACCAATTTAGACAACCAAATTCACACATGTATTATAACAATTTCATGAATGAATGATAAGTTATTAAAAGTTTAACATTAATTAGAAAGAGAAAAAAAACCTCATGATCACAATCAACGAGTTGTTGCTCACTAAGACTGACAAGTTCTCCAGTAGCGAGGTAATGAGCACCTTCAAGAGCACCAGTGGTGCTGAAACTCCAACACGATCCACAAGAACCCTAATTCGTAATTacaaaaatcaaaatcaaaatcaaaatcaaaaaataaataataatcatATTTAGAAACAATTAATACCTGATTCTTAACGGCGGTAACTGCTCCTTTCTCTCTCCAATCAAAATCAGCAGGAAGATTATCAGTAGGAAGAATAGGAGCTGGTGTTGCATCAGACGGCAAACTTAACCCTCTCAATCCCAAAACGGAATGCCGGAACTCCCGCGGAGTCAGATCCGAGAAACGCGTAACACCGTGAACCGCCGAAGGATCCATTATCTGATGTCTCTTAGCGCGGTGCAGGTTAGTCTTAAACAAATTGAATCTGTAATCATGCTCATCCTTGGAAGAATAGACCTTCCCGAACCTATGTTTGAATTGATTAAAGTGATACTCTGCTCCCAACCGCACTCCTCCGCCATCGACCACCTGCCGGATTATTGGATCTTCGCCGTCATTCGGTGTCTCGGATGAGAACGCCGTGACGGAGAAGAGGAAAACAATAAACAAGAGAATGAAGGTTCGATGATCCATGACTTGAGGAATGAGGAATGAGGAATGAGGAATGAAGAGAAGGGAGTGGCGTGAGTCTACAATTTATAAACTTTGCAGTTACGAAAAGAAAGgaattttaattttgaaaatcaaatATTCTCCGTAATTTGTTAGGTTTTGTTATTTTTCATAAGATAGGAAAATAAGAATATTGAATTTGAGTGTCCACTAGCGATTACTTAACAGAAAAGTAAGTTTTATTAACTAATAGATACACGACACGTGGATTTGGGTTTTTATCAAAATTGAAGGACGGTTACAAGAAACTGATGTACATGACACGTGGGTTTGGATTTTCATCAAATTTCAACGACCGTTAGAAAAACAGTTTGTTAAAAAGGACTTTAACTTTGTACTCCATAATCATATTTCTATCCAAATCACATAAACTATTACACATAAGATTTAACTAATATACATggttaaatatttttttattgaaATATTCATGATCAAATAATTATAGTTagatttttaaaaattataattatatttttaaattatttttaaactaaCACTATAAATAGTTTTAGTTATAATTATATAGTATTATTTTATTGATAATACAGTAACATTTAACCTTATAATATTAGTagataatttttttttacatttaGTCAATCATAATCTTTAAACTTTTAAATATATTTATCTTTTATCATGATTACTTTTAAATATCTGATGCATTAATTAAGATATCTTTACTGAGTAAAATTTCATGATAGTTGGCTAAGGATGTGAGTAACTCAAAGTCCATAGTTTAATCTCAAACATCTTTAAAGTAGATTTCACAATTcataatttataatattatttgCAATATTTGATACATAATAAGTTAAtagattttttatttatttattttaccTTTAAAATCTGCAGTAGtttcattttatattttttaaaaagaTTACAAAAGTCCCTGATATATTCGTATAACTCTTTACAAATTTAATAACATAACACCTTTAATAATTCTTTAATGCATACTCGTATAACAAAATCTATAGCTATATTGAAAGTTATTATGATATAGATAATATCTATAAAATTTTATATTAATCAGAAATCATTTGACATGTCAATAAAATACATAAAAACAAAATTTTTACAAAATTTCATAAAAATCATTAATTGTTATCATTCTcgttaatatatatatatatatatatatatatatatatatatatatatatatatatatatatatatatatagatatatatatatatatatatatatatatatatatatatatatatatatatatatatatatatatatatatatatcctcTGGTCATTATTATAAACaacaaaatattttttgattCATTAAATAATTGATGTATATGATCTAAAATAATGATCAAATACAACATttattcaatgaatctaaaaaaAAATTGTTGCTTATAATATATACATCCTCCAAGAGTAAGTTTTTTTAACTTACTCCAAATCATAGTCTTTGAATTGAATATAATCTAAGGATTAAATTAACATTTTTACTTAATTAACCATTAGATTAGATTCAATTCAAATGTCTTGATTTGGAATAAGTTAAAAAAAACTACTCTTGGAGTAagttgatatatatatatatatatatatatatatatatatatatatatatatatatatatatatatatatatatatatatatatatatatatatatatatatatatatatatatatatatatatatatattgattcATAGCGACAAGTCAAATTTAGTTTCCTCTAATTTTCTCACTCGAAGTTAAAAAAAAAGTTTCTGATTTGAAAACTAAAAATATGTATATCAActattttgttttattttcttctttGTCATTTAATCTTTCAAAAACCaattttatgatatgaatatTCACATTGTGTCTTTTGTCTTTATAAATTTTCGATAATTTAAAATTTTCACGTTATTTTTATTCCTGAATCATTGATCTTTAGGGGTCTAATGAATGTTGTTTTGGACGATTCATGTGTTTTATATGAATATGTTGAAGTATGTCTTAAAATCTTTGAATGATGATTATGTCCAGGTTGTAGTTGCTTTAGATGTGGATAGTTATAAGAGTGTTGGTGCTCTAGAAGTGTCAAGTTTGAAGACTGGAAAGGGTTATGTCATAAATTCAGGTTGCTCTTATCACATGTGTTCGAGAAAACAATACTTTGAGACATTTAAATTGGAGCAAGGTGGAGTAGTTCTCCTTGGTGATAATAAGGCTTGAAAGGCTCGTGGTATATGTATGGTCAGACTCAAAATGTTCGATGATTGTGAGTTTCTTATTCACAACGTGAGGTATATTCCAGAACACATACGAAATTTGTTCTCCATAAGCATGTTTAATGATCTAAGCTATTGCAATAGAGTTAAACATGTGGTGTTGAAGATTTCACAGGATGAAGTGATCATATCTAAATGGTCTAAAATATGTGGTGTACATATTTTAGAAGGTTCAAATCTTGTTGTTCATTTATTATCAACTAGTGAAGACTTTCATGACAAGAATAAGTTATGTGATTTGAGGTCAAGGCATGATGATTGCCTGAAGGCTGTTTCAAAACATTTTAATGAGTTTTGCAAAAGATAAGAGATAAAAACGCATGTGACCACTGAGTTGTCATTGAATTTATGGGGTAAGGTTGGTGGCAAAGCAACTTACTTGGTTGGTATAAAGTCTCATTAGGGGAAGAAGAGTAATAAACAATGGATTAAGCTTTTGGAAACTATGGCAAAGAAAACTCAATTTGAAGTGGAGTTTCCTACTATGGATACTAGTAGTATTAAGGAAATAGTTACAGAGGCATCTGATTATCATTTGACTCGTGATAAGGTAATAAGGAAGATTATATCATCTCAAAGGGACAATTATGCTAGGCTTGGGTGTTATGCTTTTAATGTGGCTTATTACAAAATTCAGAAACAATGACCTTCAAGGAGGCATTCGAAATTAGGTGGAGTCAATGATGGTTGAAAAACCATTCTTGTAGGCTTCTTAGATTATCTAGGAAAAAAAGGTGATCGGAAACAAGTGGATGCAAGTGGCAAGATCAAAGTTCAAGGGTGGCTTGAACATGATCAAGGTTGTTGAATATTGTTTCAACATGGTAGAAAGCAACAAAGTGGTTAATGGTTAAATTGGCATCATCACAATTTCAAGTCCAGGTGAAGATTGTTAAGTATGTCTTAACACCTATGAGTGATGAAGAGAAATAAAATATGTTTTGAGATTGCCAAAAATAAGCCAAAAAACAGCAAGAATGTCCGGCTCAGGCGGTTCGTAAATATCAGATTTGGTTGGTTCGGTTTGAGGACCCGTTCATTTAATGTTAGAATattggatatatatatatatatatatatatatatatatatatatatatatatatatatatatatatatataatattaatttaaaaataatctaaattaatataaaataCATTATAAgatatttataatattttattctaataattaatGGATTGTGTTTTGGATTTTGTTATGAATTTGTTGGATTTTAACAATTATAAATATGTATCTATTTTGTTATTGTATTGTGACAATCTTGAGGACTTTAGAATTAAAGAGAGAAATAAGGGTGTAGATTCTTTTGGAAACATTTAGATTTATATAAGGGGGTCAGAGAATACTTCTAAATATCTTGGGTTTATGTGATTACTATATTGATAGTTTTAGAGATTGGGAAACACTTGGGTAGAAAATAAGGTTTGTTATTAGGAACTTGGAAGACTATTTTCTTGTAACTCATTTATAATTTCTTGTAACAAATTTTAAGGTACAGTGAATTGGAAAGCTAGTTTCTCCCTCAAACGTAGATCATTTAATCGAACTGGCTAAACAAactttttgtgtttttttgtctttttttttttaattttcttctGCCAAGTTTATTCAATGTCTTATTGCATTGAAAATTATTATTGTTGAAAGTCATTTATTTTGGTTGTTATTGTTCTTTGTCTCACACATCAATCTTATTGGTGTGATTTAATTCTGAATACTTATTTGGAAGTGGCTTTAATTATTCTATCAATTTCACAATAGAATATACATATAAATTTTAGGGATTGTTCACTACACTCCATATCTTACTCACCTACCCtggattttttttaaattccCCTAAAATTTGGATTTTGGAATTCAAACACACCAAAACACATGTCAAATACAAGTAAAAAAATCTGGACTTTATAACCCAATACACCACATCAAATCCAACCCCTAAACCACAACCAAATCAAAGTTAAATATATGTCTAAATTTCAAAATACGGAATCAACTTATGAATTTCAAAAATTGAAAAGTTTCATTTAAGTACTTACACCTTATCTTCCCATCTTCTTTCCTTTCAATTTgaaataacaacaaaaaacctgTGTAGAAAAGAGCTCTCACTAATGTCTACTCTTGTTCCAACATTGTTCCAATGTTTCTCTCAAGTTATACTCGTGTTTATTCAAACCTAGGATCTTCATCAACTTCTACTCATCTTCATTCAGGCTAAGCAAACTCATTTCTCACATTTATTAAGTTTCTCATATccttatatttttattatttgtGATGAGTGCAAGGAATAATATGTTATAGTTATGCTATATCAAGAAACATCTAATAGAAATGTACAAGTTGTTTGGTCTTAATAAGATTTGGTATGAATTTGAGACATTTGAGGGTTATGGTACATGAATGAATGAATTCTACTCTTGTGCGTTTAGTCCAAATTTTGAAATTCAGACCCTTTGTACGGATAACAAAATTCATATTTCtctattttttaattttgtttgctAATACTTTTTTTTTCACTTCTTTGATTTTGACATGCTTTTTCTTGTTTGATTATAGAAAATTGGCTGATGAACAATGGTCGAGTGACCCAACATGCTTCAGTACAAAGGGAGAAAGTTAGATATTCGCAATTTGCAGTTTAAGAATCTTCGTGTACTGCTAAAGGATTGTTTTCCCGGTTCATGTATCTCTAGCTCATGATGAAACACCCATTGCTTCTGTTTATGATGATGTACATTGACATGATTTACATCCACCAATTGGACCTGATGTTGTCGCAGTTCCTAGTTTTTCATAAGGCCCTAAAGACACTTCACCACTTCTTCTATATGCACACCATGTTGTTGTTTAAATGTGGAAGGGATATGTACCATAAATGTTTAATTACttttttaaacatttattttataCTAATAGAAGTGTATGACATTTATGCATTTGTTTTTGCAGTACTTTGACACGTTGAAATGTAAAAACCATGGTAGGAAGATATCAAAGATGTCACAGCCTGATGAACCATGGTTTCAAGAAGGAGCTATCTGGGTTGAAGAACTTCAGTAGGACTGGATATGGTTATATTAGCCATGGTCCATTATCTGAATTTATATAGAGATGGCACACAAAGACGTCATAATTTCATCTTCTGGCCGATTATACGACTATTACCCTTGATGATGTATAATGCCCCTACATCTTCCAATCATAGAAATATTTTTGGATCACTCTAGAATTAGAAAACCTGAGACCTTTGACCTGATGGTGACACAATTAGGGGATGATCTAGGTAAAACCCAAGGGGAGATAGAGGAAATCATGCTAGATTGTCATTATTATCAAAAGAATATATTAACCATCTGAATGTAGTTGTGGATGTTGTGGGTGATGAGGCACATGTTACATATCATAGAGTATGTGCATTTATGACATACTTCTTGATATTAGTTGGCACGTGCATATTCATGGACAAAAGTGTGACTTACGTCTATGTTCTCTACATTAAATAATTCACGTACTTGAAGAGGATTCACGAGTACAATTAAGGGGAATCTTGTTTGGTGTACCTCTACTCCAAGTTATATAAAGGTAGTTTATGGAAGACGAGACATATGGGAAGAAACAACTGTCTATTTCATGTAATTTATTTACACAATTATAAATATTAATTTCATAATACTTGTGCTACACACTTAGTGATATTTCATTTGAACTATTTCCAAGCATGCATCTTCCAACATTTTCTAGGTATCATTGTGTGGGAGTATGTTAAAGACTTCTTTAAGGATTTGCCACATGTGTGGTCGATTATCACATTTAAGGATAATCTAGAAACTGAGTTGTACAAGATTTCTCTTGATCGCATCATGACGGGTGATATACGTTCCACACTGTATGGTAAGCATTATCAGACAGAACCGTTAAAGTGATATCCTGGTACTCTAGATGACTGGCTTGTGGGTCTAGACTTATGTACCTGCATCTATCTAAGCAAGTATTGCAAAAATTTGGGTATTTGCAAGGACCTCACATTGTTGCTCATATGATTGTCCACCGCAGAGATTATGATGCGATATTTATAGACTACCATGGGTATCTAGTTCTAGAGAATGTATATCGTGTGCCTGATCTTTTTCTATGGAGTACATTATAGGAGTACATATAATGGATTTATAGAATGTTCCATCTTTACATGATACCATAGCTATAATGAGATTCCCTAGTTTAGCTCATCAAGAGTTACTAGAAGAGGATCAGACAAGGGCGGACCATGCCTTTAATGTATTATCAATATGTCACTTTATTGTTGATATTGAGAGAGTGGTCATAACTATATTAGAGTTTCAAGAAGGAACTTCTTAGAAGGTCACTCTATAGAAAATCTTAGCATATGCTTGACATGCCTTGTAGTATAGGAGGAAAATGAGGAATAAGGGCGTTACATATACACAATAgttatatttttatttgtattttgtAAACAATTTGAAAACTTGTATGGTTTATTATATTTAGTGAATGATTGATGTATGGTTTATGAATGAGTTATGGAAAATAAATTTTAGTTATGAGTAACTTATGTGTATGGTTTATTGTGTGAACAATGTATGCGTTGTCAAATGATATGAAAATTTCTTCCTAGTTACTGTCAAGGGGTTCATAATATTATCCAGGGGTTTGTCTGGATTTTGAAATTCGAATCCACCCCATTGTTCTAAAATGAAGACCAAGATAATGCGTAAAATAATGTTTATGGGTGTGTTTGGATTTTGAAATCCATATTCACCCTCATACAATCAATATTGTTCTTGAGGTTAATCCAAAGATTGAAATTTGGATACTTTTTTTAATAGATGTGGGTGTTTGTCTCATAATCCTCACACCTTACGGTTATAACCATGGGGTCATTATCATGTGGGTGGATACATGAAGAGTCCATCTCATAGAAGGTGATATTAGATTCCAGGGATTCCATCTCTCCCAACTCAGAACTAGTGGGCGAACCTTCATGGTTAGGATTTGGCCAGCGTACCTTCTATAGACAGAGCTAGTCACCCTTCCCCAAATAAATCCTCATGCAATTGTATTAAAGGTGTGGCATATGGTTTTATATTCTCCCTTTACTCGGTTCCTTGTCCTTTTTGTAGTTGGAACTCCCATAAGCATCTTACACTTAAGAGTTGGATCCGTTTGGTATTTGGGTGGCGTCACCCCAGACATATTTCTTTAGATGGTCTTCTTGGATGATGCGTTTTATCCCCTTCTTAAGTTGATAACAATCTTCAGCATGGTGCCCCTTGACCTTGTGAAATCTTCTCCACCTACTAGGCTTAAGCCCCGTGACATATGACTTAGGAGCTGGTGGTTGTGGAATTTTATGCATGTGAAGGACTCACGCCATATTCGTTCATGGTGGGTATTCAAAGTCGGGAAGCTCTCTGCATATTTTTAGCTTCGGTTGAATGTTGCTTTATCTCTAATGGGCGTGGTGTATTGATTATTCTATGACTTCTATTGGGTTACCAGGGGTACGTTCTTTAACATCTTTAGCCTTCTTTTCAGCATTGCTTTCCTCTCCCTTTATATATAATTTTTCCTATGTCACCACCTTATCAAAGGAATCCACAAGCCTATGGGCAAGGGATTCATTAAAATGTCCTAACCTTAGCCCATTTTCAAATGCTCCTACAAACATTTTGTGGTTGGGATGGACGACCTTGGTTGTCACCTCATTGAAATGGGCAAGATACTTTCTCAGAGGTTGATAAAAACCTTGACGAATGTTGAAAAGGAAGGTGGCATACATCTTTTTTTTTCCTGCTTGCTTCAAACTGATGAACTAGTTTCTTCATACGGTTTTGGTAGCTAGTGAATGAGAGTAGAGgcagacccatgtaccaccttCAGGATTCATCTCTAAAGGTTCCAAAGAGAAACTTGCATTCCATGGAATAAAAAGATCCAATAATCTACATTTGTTTGTTGATGGAGGCGACATGCTCGTATGGGTCATTCCACCCATCAGACTTGGCCAACCAGGGCCGCTTGAACTTTTTTGGCACCAGCGCCCCCCATATCTCACCTGAGAGAGGTTGGGGGTCTAGGTTTTCAATTTCTTCTAAAGGGTCAACCTCATTCTATCATTGTTTGATATGGATTATCCTCAAGGTTTGATTATGATGGTGTAATTCGTCGATGGTAATCCGCATCTCGGCCATGACATTATCTTCGTTGTCAAAGTCGCTACTGCCACACCCTAAATTTTCCCCATAAGATTTTGCACTTGTTAATTACATATGCATATTCACCATGCCATGACCATTTAATATGGTTATTAAAATCCACTTGCATCACAAGCTTAATATTGAGTCATGTGTTACTTTGGAATAAATAGTATAGTTTTCTTTTGCATCTTGCATTGTTTCCTTGGTTTTACACCATGAGACCTTGGACATTGGATCCTCATCATTAGTATGGTTAATTATTctaaaatttgaaaaaataatgTGATTGAAGCTTAAGCTTACAATTCCtttgtttatttttaaattaaCCAAGCTTTGATTAGAGCACATCCTTTGTAGAGTCAATTAGTCTTTTAAGCTTAAGAGTTTTAAAGAGAATATTGATTTTTATTCTTTATAAAGAACCATGTCATTTATTATGATATGTCATCATCATCACATATATTGATATTTTTAAAATACCAAAAAAACACATTTTGCATTCCACATAAAATAAAGTAACAAGTTTTTTTTCATCATCTACCTACACACATATACATTAcattaaatattaaaattaagCTTTTATTAATGAAATAAAGAGAGTGGGTTGTTTGACACAACTTCGTGTTCCCTTTCAGCCATGTCAGCATCCTCATCTCAAAACACCAACATGTCGTCTTCTTCATGTCACCACCATCAAGCATTACATCcatactgtcataccccaaaatttgcccgtcgATATTTCAAAGCATTCCTtaagaccctctgacttgttctgcaaggcgctgatatcaaatggacaaaaactcagctcacaacaggcccagtccaaaggcggcccaaaatagcttgctcgctaggcgagcagtcccttcgcctagcgaacatttcatcatgccactcgcccagcgaagcatcagatccagaaaaaaggcccaaacctagcttgctcgctaggcgagcaattccttcgcctagcgaagcttgcgaaaatctgaagttttaGACCTCATcttaagcccattaggtcaccacctCTACTACTATAAATATCAGCTCCTCAGCTACGAAAAATACACAGACTCAGAaggagaaacacagaaaccctgctgatccagagaattcggaagacagaaaccctgaaggccgctcacccgcctcgaagctaccaccgcccagCTCTATCTGATACCTAGAGTGATCAGTTCAAcatagcaattgcaaacaggtttgcgtattaTCGCTGTTATATGGCTTCCAATTGATAACCGTTACctacataatgcatcatgattaaattttgaTATGTAACCTGATTTCACATGCAAATTTAAGTATGCTTGAACATCATGAATGATATCCATGCTGTGCCTGTAATTTAATGTTATAATTCAAGGTTCCGGAGACGGTACGATTGCCAAAATTCAAAATctgtggccgctcgctagcacatcgctaagcgagcctggagcgaatattcgctaagccttcgctaggcgaagcagaggcgaacgtaCCAGTAGCTGTTCTCATGTTTCGTTTTATGTTTGTCTTATTGTAATCATGCATTATTTGGCCTTGTGACTATTGTGTTCATGCTGTAGTGCAATTCTCAATTGCACTTTAACTTGGTATTCTCACTCGTGTGTTTAATTTGTGTTAAAGCTCGCATATTCTCAAGGAAGTGGTtggctaggtactccactttatgtgtgggagaCTTGCATGGAGATGGATTCCAAATTATTTCATTTTAATGcgaagattcatattgattgcctaaccaattttaatgtattgattctTAATGTATCGGTTTTAATGTAACGATTTAATGCGGaatcatcataattacctaatgaacttaaaatatggactttaaatgaataatatcggacctctctttattaccccacgattacgtaatacggtcatgtcccgcgaatgtggggatacacttagcaatggccgGCCCTTCGATTgaatcatcataaaataaatcatggtccctcggatgttgccttcgaaagtacgattttgtccctcgatgtcccttcggtgtagcctacggttaaatgatgatagtcccttcgaatgctaagatatcctcacaactgttgccttcaatgacctatcgatgaccctacgatgaccctccTACATCCCCgggataaaactacttacttctcaatagtaaggacagttttaccctcataaggataggaaatgcccggaaagacctcggacaggtataacccttaattgctcattcataacctaaaatacttttcgcacctcacacatttccaaactatttttctaaactattttcaaaactaaacgagataaccactttgtatacattcattcaagaatcattacaaagttaaattctcctttttcaaaacatttcctacacatttctcaaccactttttttcaaactagaaaaacataaatgattgagcaattaagagcccatggataaccatggatacaaagggtgctaacaccttccctttgtataatgtacctcccgaacctaagaatctaaattaaggtctttcctgttcttttacacctttccttattggataaaagaaaagtcggtggcgactcttgctaaccgcgacattgcgattaaaaacacacaaaaagtcagttcaccgtatgacagaactggcgactctgctggggacactttaaaaagagaggttaccttaaaaaacaagatcacttatttaaaattgtctgatttacttttaagggattgcttgggtattcttgagtgaaagatcctacacccggatctagtgtaccttaggtaagtagcaatagatcatcgcgactatccggcgtatactggaatggttaaaatgatggctacggttaatgtgacattttggttgtcctgatgttcctcatgttcacttgagaAAAAATTTGGCTTCCGTGTGGTGTCAccaaagcattaaccagacctttagaaccctaattgactcatcctggccattagaaagtagtgagataactgacttcggttccgactggggttggttgagactcgatactacactctttgagattggactttagggaagctttggtcaaccacttggtgttgcactgaagtggacttaaggaaaggtcaatgatttgagatccttctagaacccggttactattctaggacaggttgaaccaaccaaacttcagtggggagggtacttacctatggaactcatgcaagccttaaaacctaggaatgatggttgtgtgacttgcttgtgctt from Lathyrus oleraceus cultivar Zhongwan6 chromosome 7, CAAS_Psat_ZW6_1.0, whole genome shotgun sequence encodes the following:
- the LOC127101749 gene encoding probable cysteine protease RD19B gives rise to the protein MDHRTFILLFIVFLFSVTAFSSETPNDGEDPIIRQVVDGGGVRLGAEYHFNQFKHRFGKVYSSKDEHDYRFNLFKTNLHRAKRHQIMDPSAVHGVTRFSDLTPREFRHSVLGLRGLSLPSDATPAPILPTDNLPADFDWREKGAVTAVKNQGSCGSCWSFSTTGALEGAHYLATGELVSLSEQQLVDCDHECDPEEAGSCDSGCNGGLMNSAFEYILKSGGVMREKDYPYSGTDKGVCKFDKTKIAASVANFSVVSLNEDQIAANLVKNGPLAVAINAVFMQTYIGGVSCPYVCSRRLDHGVLLVGYGSGAYAPIRMKEKPYWIIKNSWGENWGENGYYKICQGKNICGVDSMVSTVAAVHTTATTTQ